The following proteins are encoded in a genomic region of Burkholderia cepacia:
- the ltnD gene encoding L-threonate dehydrogenase — protein sequence MSRNVGVIGLGAMGLGVARSLLRAGLRVHACDVRDTVLQAFAAEGGVACATPAELGAQCDVVVTLVVNAAQTETVLFGEHGAVAAMKPGGVVIASATVAPEFAVALGARIEAAGLQMLDAPVSGGAARAASGEMTMMTSGPAAAYAGCEDVLAAIAGKVYRLGDAHGIGSKVKIINQLLAGVHIAAAAEAMALGLREGVDADALYDVITHSAGNSWMFENRVPHILNGDYTPLSAVDIFVKDLGLVLDTARRSKFPLPLSATAHQMFMSASSAGHGGEDDSAVIKTFPGITLPPAR from the coding sequence ATGTCACGAAATGTTGGAGTCATCGGCCTCGGCGCGATGGGTCTCGGCGTCGCACGCTCGCTGCTGCGCGCCGGCCTGCGCGTCCACGCATGCGACGTGCGCGACACCGTGCTGCAGGCGTTCGCCGCCGAAGGCGGCGTGGCCTGCGCGACGCCGGCCGAACTCGGCGCGCAGTGCGACGTCGTCGTCACGCTCGTCGTCAATGCCGCCCAAACGGAAACGGTGCTGTTCGGCGAGCACGGCGCGGTCGCGGCGATGAAGCCGGGCGGCGTCGTGATCGCGAGCGCGACCGTCGCGCCCGAATTCGCGGTCGCGCTCGGCGCACGCATCGAGGCCGCCGGCCTGCAGATGCTCGATGCGCCCGTGTCGGGCGGCGCTGCGCGTGCGGCCTCCGGCGAGATGACGATGATGACGTCGGGCCCGGCCGCCGCGTACGCGGGTTGCGAAGACGTGCTCGCCGCGATCGCCGGCAAGGTCTATCGCCTCGGCGACGCACACGGCATCGGCTCGAAAGTGAAGATCATCAACCAGCTGCTGGCCGGCGTGCACATCGCCGCGGCCGCCGAAGCGATGGCGCTGGGTTTGCGCGAAGGCGTGGACGCCGACGCGCTGTACGACGTGATCACGCACAGCGCCGGCAATTCGTGGATGTTCGAGAACCGCGTGCCGCACATCCTGAACGGCGACTACACGCCGCTGTCGGCCGTCGACATCTTCGTGAAGGATCTCGGCCTCGTGCTCGATACCGCGCGCCGCAGCAAGTTCCCGCTGCCGCTGTCGGCCACCGCGCACCAGATGTTCATGAGCGCGTCGAGCGCCGGCCACGGCGGCGAGGACGATTCCGCCGTGATCAAGACTTTCCCCGGCATCACGCTGCCGCCCGCCCGCTGA
- a CDS encoding FadR/GntR family transcriptional regulator yields the protein MFEKIPARAMSDHVAQQLLKQIEAGSFSASGKLPTEAVLAQEFGVSRTVIREAISRLKNEGVVEPRQGSGVFVNQHGAIRPLRIDYAEAVEATSLPHLLAVRRAIEAEVAAEAALHHTDEDMADIDDALRKIDDAVAEGRDGVAEDVAFHRTIAAVTGNPYFLKTLQFLNQYLEAGVKVTRRNEATREDFSRQVREEHAAIADAIRARDPMAARNAARTHMYNAARRLAEAGIC from the coding sequence ATGTTCGAGAAAATTCCCGCCCGTGCGATGAGCGACCATGTCGCGCAGCAACTGCTCAAGCAGATCGAAGCCGGCAGTTTCTCGGCTAGCGGCAAGCTGCCGACGGAAGCCGTGCTCGCGCAGGAATTCGGCGTGAGCCGCACCGTGATCCGCGAGGCGATCTCGCGGCTGAAGAACGAAGGCGTGGTCGAGCCGCGCCAGGGCAGCGGCGTGTTCGTGAACCAGCACGGCGCGATCCGGCCGCTGCGGATCGACTACGCGGAAGCGGTCGAGGCCACCTCGCTGCCGCACTTGCTCGCAGTGCGCCGCGCGATCGAGGCCGAGGTCGCGGCCGAAGCGGCCCTGCATCACACCGATGAAGACATGGCCGACATCGACGATGCGCTGCGCAAGATCGACGATGCAGTGGCCGAAGGGCGCGACGGCGTCGCCGAAGACGTCGCGTTCCACCGCACGATCGCGGCCGTCACGGGCAACCCGTATTTCCTGAAGACGCTGCAGTTCCTGAACCAGTACCTCGAAGCCGGCGTGAAGGTCACGCGGCGCAACGAAGCGACGCGCGAGGACTTCTCGCGCCAGGTGCGCGAGGAACATGCGGCGATCGCCGACGCGATCCGTGCACGCGACCCGATGGCCGCCCGCAACGCGGCGCGCACGCACATGTACAACGCCGCCCGCCGTCTCGCGGAAGCCGGCATCTGCTGA
- a CDS encoding alpha/beta fold hydrolase, with amino-acid sequence MQPNSLSLRRAVLGALGAMSLTIGIVASSPAAAEPVNNVVLVHGGFVDGSGWEAVYKLLKAKGFNVSVVQNATTTLAADVAATKAVVDAQDGPVVLVGHSYGGVVITEAGNDPKVARLVYIAAFAPDKGESVQKLIANPPPGASPPPILPPVNGFLMLDKAKFAASFAGDVKPERAAFLANSQVPWGVDALAGEVASPAWRAKPSWYLVTRDDRMIPPDAQRAMARRAGATVVETAGSHAVYESKPATVATLIVQAAAAKN; translated from the coding sequence ATGCAGCCTAATTCCCTCTCCCTCCGGCGCGCCGTGCTCGGCGCACTCGGCGCGATGTCGCTGACGATCGGCATTGTCGCGTCAAGCCCCGCCGCCGCCGAACCGGTCAACAACGTGGTGCTGGTGCACGGCGGCTTCGTCGACGGCAGCGGCTGGGAAGCCGTCTACAAGCTCCTGAAGGCCAAGGGCTTCAACGTGAGCGTCGTGCAGAACGCGACGACGACGCTCGCCGCCGACGTGGCCGCGACGAAGGCCGTCGTCGATGCGCAGGACGGCCCCGTGGTGCTGGTCGGTCATTCATACGGCGGCGTGGTCATCACGGAGGCCGGCAACGATCCCAAGGTCGCTCGGCTCGTCTACATCGCGGCGTTCGCGCCGGACAAGGGCGAGTCCGTACAGAAGCTGATCGCCAACCCGCCGCCGGGCGCGTCGCCCCCGCCGATCCTGCCGCCGGTCAACGGCTTCCTGATGCTGGACAAGGCGAAGTTCGCCGCGTCCTTCGCCGGCGACGTGAAGCCCGAACGCGCGGCCTTCCTCGCCAATTCGCAGGTGCCGTGGGGCGTCGATGCACTCGCCGGCGAAGTGGCCTCCCCCGCGTGGCGCGCGAAGCCGAGCTGGTATCTGGTCACGCGCGACGACCGGATGATCCCGCCGGATGCGCAGCGCGCGATGGCCAGGCGCGCCGGCGCCACCGTCGTCGAAACGGCGGGCAGCCATGCCGTGTACGAGTCGAAGCCCGCGACCGTCGCGACGCTGATCGTGCAGGCGGCCGCCGCGAAAAACTGA